The following are from one region of the Ignavibacteria bacterium genome:
- a CDS encoding cation-efflux pump, with the protein MTTTFTATEEKTSVAKSSLYGAIFITALKIVVGFSTGSLGILAEAAHSALDFLAAGITFIAVKIADKPADKDHTYGHGKAENFAALVETLLLLATCIWIIVEAVERLVSQKVHIEVSVWAFVVMGISIVVDYSRSRALYRVAQKYNNQALEADALHFSTDIWSSAVVIAGLIFASFEMWAADAIAAAIVAMIVTLLSYKLGKKTVDALMDKIPDGVYEKIHTGIERVAGIEKVMNLRLRQAGPKLFLDVTVALKRTLPFEIAHNIVSNIEQKILSLYPNADSIVHAEPIETSEETFNEKIAMLVAAEGMLPHHIRTFSLEDKNIAELHMECSSANDFVTAHSISEKIEHTIREKYPHVTDVRIHIEEISAPEKIVDITSNAQTIVQQLRTIAKEETTVLACEHISVYQLESGKLKIGMNCTFRNVLSLDTVHSIVSKIENTIYSSIPNVQSVLVHAEPSMTFR; encoded by the coding sequence ATGACAACGACGTTTACCGCAACGGAAGAGAAAACGAGCGTTGCAAAATCGTCGCTTTACGGAGCAATTTTTATCACTGCGTTAAAAATTGTTGTCGGTTTTTCTACGGGAAGTTTAGGAATACTTGCTGAAGCCGCGCACTCTGCGCTTGATTTTCTTGCCGCAGGAATTACTTTTATCGCAGTGAAAATTGCTGACAAACCTGCAGATAAAGACCACACGTACGGTCACGGAAAAGCAGAAAACTTCGCCGCGCTCGTAGAAACGCTACTACTTCTTGCAACGTGCATCTGGATTATTGTTGAAGCAGTAGAACGTTTGGTCTCACAAAAAGTACACATCGAAGTTTCCGTGTGGGCTTTTGTTGTGATGGGAATTTCCATTGTTGTAGATTATTCACGGTCACGTGCGTTGTATCGCGTTGCGCAAAAATACAATAATCAGGCATTGGAAGCGGATGCGTTGCATTTCAGCACCGATATTTGGAGTTCGGCAGTTGTCATTGCAGGACTTATTTTTGCATCGTTTGAAATGTGGGCGGCAGATGCAATCGCAGCAGCGATAGTTGCAATGATTGTTACTTTGTTAAGTTACAAACTTGGTAAAAAAACCGTTGATGCGCTGATGGATAAAATTCCCGATGGAGTGTACGAAAAAATTCATACCGGAATTGAACGTGTTGCTGGTATTGAGAAAGTGATGAATCTGCGATTGAGGCAAGCGGGACCAAAACTCTTTCTTGATGTTACCGTTGCGTTGAAACGCACGCTTCCGTTTGAAATTGCGCACAACATTGTTTCCAACATAGAACAAAAAATTTTATCGTTGTATCCCAATGCGGATTCTATCGTTCACGCTGAACCGATTGAAACGTCGGAAGAAACGTTCAACGAAAAAATTGCAATGCTCGTTGCCGCCGAAGGAATGTTGCCGCATCATATTCGCACGTTTTCGCTGGAAGACAAAAATATTGCCGAGTTACATATGGAATGTTCGAGCGCAAATGATTTTGTTACGGCACATTCTATTTCTGAAAAAATAGAACATACAATTCGGGAAAAATATCCCCACGTTACCGATGTTCGTATTCATATCGAAGAAATATCGGCACCGGAAAAAATCGTTGATATTACTTCCAATGCTCAAACAATCGTTCAGCAACTTCGTACCATCGCGAAGGAAGAAACAACGGTACTTGCATGCGAACATATTTCTGTGTATCAACTGGAAAGCGGAAAACTTAAAATCGGAATGAACTGCACGTTTCGGAACGTTCTTTCGCTCGATACCGTTCATTCGATTGTTTCGAAAATCGAAAACACGATTTATTCCAGTATTCCGAATGTTCAATCGGTTTTGGTTCACGCAGAACCTTCGATGACGTTCCGATAA